The region ggtaactagcccgtcccacgtcattaccacagggaccatcgtcaccttggccccattgtacataagtgagagttcgttggctagcatctcgtactttcttcctttagtggtttcagtctgttttaggatatttttgtttgtgattccaacttcaattaataggatttcattctttacaaggtcatgtatcatcagatccggtttattgtgttcaatgcgaagctcagtctgtatgatgacgtctgactttattctaattcgctgattggatatgacattttcaactttatagttctttattttcttagaattattcagcccatactttttggtgaacatgaaatgcaagcatctgacaacatcattgtggcgtttcttgtagtccaaattaagcattcgtccacattgtgttgccaggtgatctagtgtcttattgccctggttgcagtgtgggcacctctggaatatactcccatgactaaagaagatgtttctgtcttgtatcttacagaacattccttcttcctgtggagatatattccccctcattagccataacgatgataataataataataataataataataataataataataataataataataataataataataataataataatgttgatagtcAAGTTGGACAGAATTCTCATTGAAGGTGCAGATGATGTTGGATAAAGAGCCACCATGATGACTTTATATGGCGTAAGACTTGTTGGTGATGCTACTGGTGAAAGTAGTGGCAGGTCTTACAACAGCTGTCTTCTCGGGAGAAAGAGATGGAAGGGACTGAGGATTGGTGTGGTTCACAGAGAGTGAGAATGAATGCGTTTTGAGGTTTGGTAGATGCCTAAATGTAGTTGTGGGGCGTTTTGGAAGATGATCACGGGAATGATTGTTTGTTCTGAAATGTGACTGATTATGTGAAGACCAGGATGGTAAGTGTTTATGAAGGGTTCTGGGTTAGGTGGCTTGGGGAGTCTGGGGATAGAGTTCATGATTCGGGAAATCTGCTGATCAACCAATTGGTTGGGGTTGTCACCGTAGGAACACGGATTTTAGGGGTTGAACAGATCCGTTTGTCCTGGATGGCAAGACTGAATGGTAAAGATTGTTTTGTGTGATATGGAGGAAAACTGTCAGTTGATGGTTGGTGGGTTTTATGTGTAAAGATTCCAAAGTTGGACATCAACTAGTGCTAAGACCTAGGGAAGCACGTGGTTTTAACATCAGATAAGCGCAAGTAATAAAAAAGTTAGATAACCGGCCGAGCAAGTTGCTATGCGTTTaggatcatgtagctgtgagcttgcattcaggagatagtgggttcaaaccccacttttggcagtcgaaaccagtcttcttataaattaatatattttacaatgtgttgaatggtggaacatccctcaaactctatcttattagttaaacgtcaacacggaaatgaagatcataacctatgaaagcccctggaagtagtggagtaGTATAAACTAAACCAGCAAGTTCTAAATAATTTCATTGTCAAACATATTTTCATTTCTTATATCATGTTGTTTAAATCAGGGCCAACGATCAAGTACCGTGCTCCACAAACACATGGTAATAATTATAAATTAGACCCAAGACCTTTCTATAATACTAAGCATCTCAAGTCAACGTATAATTTCTGCTGATTACCAAACATTTCTTGTGATCATGTAGTCGTAATGGTTAGCAAGTTTTGTTCTTGTTTGTTCACATATTCCAGTTGTGTGTGGCAAGACCGCTTGACGGGTCTGTGCCAAGTTGTACGGACAGTCATGAggttggttttccattgtttcctcttttcacaccaggcaaatgctagggctgtaccttgattaaggcttccttcccactcctagccctaagaactatctgtgtcgatgcaacaaaagcaaattgtaaaaaaaaaaaaaaaaaaaaaacaaaactgtTTTAAAGCTCGGCATTTTAGCGAATGCACTAAGAGAGCaaacttactctttctccccttctaatactgaaggtagtgatttatagttattttctaactgttgggttcaatTCACTCTTGCTAACAGTACAGTTGTCAACAATGACCAGCACCGTTCTTATTCCATACTCCACTATTGTAGGCTGTAGTTGAAAATTTTGGTCTCATGTTCTCCTTTTTCATTTGTTCTCTATCCATCTGAACAAGTCAACCTTACTCATGAGAGAAAAATCTTTTTTGTTTCAGCATTGGCGAGCACTTTAATCCTTACAAAACACAACATGGCAGTCCTAAGGATGAGCCGCAGATGAGGGTAAGTGTAATTTTATTATCTCTCATTACTGTGATGATAATTGAACTTCTAATGAACATTCTATACAGCAGACTCTCATAGAGAacatatttttcttaaattttttattTCACATTCCTTCGCTGAAATACATGGACAGATATGAGGAGTGCCCAGGCAAGATTAAAGACGTCCTTCAGATTCAGACTTTAAGGGGGAAAGAAAGGTGTAAATTAGCAGCTGGGGGCAACTTTCAAATGTGCAACTTTTCTATGCGAGATTTCCAACAGAACAGAGGAACTATAACCCTCCTCTTTAACGCTTCGCTCGTGAACTTGGTGTTCGAGGTCTGTTTCATTCGAGATCTTTCCAGATCCACAATAATCCACCTGAAAATAGCGCATTTTCAATGGAATCTCATCTATCAATTCACGGCCTCAAGTTTACCACATAGTGTTggatataatattaaaatataggaCCTAAACTATTGACACTCTATTAAGTTAAGCTGATTCAGTGAATCCATACAAGATATATGTCATTAAATCTTTTTAATCTAACAGCCAGAAAATGTGAGCAGTATAGATGGTTCATTGATTACATTCTATGAGGAACCTTTTTTCTATAAAAATTGGTCACTGAAAATGGTCTGCTACCTACTTATATTTTACAACAATACTCTAGAATGAAAGCAGCTGTTAGTGTATTATTGTACAGGTCGCTCATGACAAAATGTTTTAACATGTTTTTATACCTCTTCAAAGCTAGTTGTACGTCTTTAACAGCTGAGATACACTTTAAAAGGAAATTTTATCCGAAACTAggtgttataattaattttatgtatAGTTACAAACAGTTGACAATGCAAGGAGATGTACATTTAAAATATTGTACATATAAATTTTTTTAATGACTTTTCTATAACCTCATAAGGAGTGATTTAGTCTCTGTTTTTCAACTACATAAGTTTTACGGTATATACGCAATTGTAAATAACAAAACTTATTTTAGGTTTTGTTTATGTACATatatatgttataaatattttaatgtaactatcaaaatgtcctgcaacaatctcctaggctgatgatggcaaataaagTTGCTGAAACCAGTAccaaaaatgacaacaaaaatgtgttttaataatttcactattttgtagtattgaatagTTGGAAAACCCTACCTTTATCTTTGATTGTAAGTGCTGAGGTTCTCACTGTGTCTGGCTGTGCTCCCCAGGTTGTTCCAGTCAGCTTCCGTACCACATTATTCCTGGCAGCTACTTTGTTTTTGGTGTTCATACAATGTTTTCTGTAAGAAAGTGTGGTCTAAAGTAACTACAAGATATTTTTGGGTCTCACAACACGCCAGCTTGATCCCTCCCTCATGATGTTCAGGTATCTAGCGGCTTGTTTACTTTTAAAATGGACAATGCAAGTTTGAGTTTTTGCGGGATTTAGCTTCAATTGATTATTCCTATAGTATGTAGCAAGATCGTTCAAGGAGCTAGTTAAAGCCATCTCAATCTCTTCAAAACTGTCAGCTTGAGCAGTGAGAGCAAGGTTGTCAACATAGATGAAACTCTGTGTTCCTTTGGGTAATGTTTGATCATTTATGTAGATGTTAAAAAGGGCTGGTGCAAGTACACtaccttgaggtaatccatttttctgCATTCTCCACCTGCTTCTCTTTCCCTGGAATTCCACAAAGAACCTTTTGTTTTGTAGAAGGTTTCTGATCATACAGAAGCAAAGAGGTTCTCATTGGGGGCTGAAAAGAAACAGATATTAAAGGAACTGAGATGAAAGAGGAGATAGCCCATCTGTTTGAAGATGTTGAGATTGTActttccttttgtgttttcatatttgttctcatcTCTTTCTCTTTCGCTTCCTCTGCGCACTCCGACCTGTCATTATATTTATTCTAGTATCTGTTtctgttcctatctttctatatgtgACTTATTTTATACTAAGTTATGTTAGGTTAAGTTAGTGTAAAATTCAACAAGGAATTAGTTCTTAAATTGATGCATATTAAGTCTTGGCCACCCTGTTTGcacacagggtctctcatataatcccagaccaaacacacggtgtttgtactctgtgctacggcagctgcagtatgggaggcgcgcacatacttattgaccttgcaagcagcctgcacgtgttcgccTGGCAAGCTacatccatgtgttttgacgtctttcaataccttataaaatacgacgtaatcttcttcgaatatacaacggctaagaagaagccagcattcaacctactcttcttctttattgcatcatttagtgcacggtggtcttttataatatacggcgcaccgaactttacataacttccgctcagtgcttcgtcaattggaagagttattatttttaatatatctctgctcaaattcccacatggtatgtacctttaaaaagactgtacttgtgtttacattgtttatgtttttcttcgatatttgcgctttaatttacttcaggctgatgatgacctattactaggtcgaaactagtccctatgtaattttcattttgtattgaaaaggtggaccaataaaaatatattattttactctattgcaAGCTacagttgccagtctgaatctcacctGTTAAGATGGTGAAATGGTTATCATTGTAACATGGTAGTTTAATGTGTAAAAGTTCTAATTTCGTCTTAATGGTCATATGAACAGTCATAattcttgctattggtgtgcagaaaatcctaatggtgtttatgaagtccctcattatgataggaagatcggtgtttggtgtgctgttagtgcaagacgaataattgggcttatttttttttcaagacgacagtaaatgcagagaggtacaaaGATCATGACATTTTGATGCAGTTAATGAAGAATAAAAATTGTGTGGgtggtttcagcaagattcagTACCTGCTCATACAGCAAGATTCCTtttttacaatctcggaagtgtttgcagacagagtgttCAGTGCCAGTCTATTTCAccccttgttctccagatctaacagtatgttatttttacttgtggggtaaactgaaagaaaagaaaaggtgtatcaaacaaatcctcacacattcgagaaactgaaagaaaacattatgaatgaagccagaaatattacacttgcatcaaccaGGATGTGTTTACCAGATACAATGACTCTATAACCCAgtaaggacaacacttccagcatcttttgtaagctaagatttcatataagattgtatacacgcttaaagcagggtggccacgTGCAttataagttcggctgaggcagctgccgtagcacagagtacaaacccCGTGCATTCAGTCTGAGTTTGTACGAGAAGCTTTTCGTGTGGGCTATGGAATTTGGTAGCCGATACTAAATACTTGTGTTTTCCAGCACGCAGGTGATCTGGGCAACATCACTGCCGATGAGAATGGTCGAGCTACCTTCAGGCTAACAGACAGAGTTCTTAAAGTCTGGGACTTAATCGGGCGGTCTGTGGCAGTCACCGAGAAGGAAGATGATCTAGGACGGGGCAACAGTCCCGAGTCCACCGTGAATGGAAATTCTGGTACTAGGTACGCTTacataattttatatattattttctttgaaTTTCCAATAGCATTTTTATTCTATTAAtgcctccctgtgggtgggggatgcagacgaagaaatatactcacggtatcccctgcctgtagtaggaggcgactaaaaggcgcaaGCAAGGGTTGATAATATTTGAATCATGTGATTACTTGATTAGTAACATTACGTGCGGATCACCATGGATCAATGTTACTTGCagctagtaccaccttgcgaggaaaaccatgggtctgcgttacataggagcagtaccattttgCGAGAAACACTACGAGTGTGGgcattgtttgtgataagtgtcatcatgTGCATTCCATCACtcagttccactgtgttcagaatgggactgcgttatctgtgagtagtaccacttcatgaggaacaccatgggtctacgttgcctgtggttggcgccactttgtgagaaaaaccatgggtttgACTGGCTCGcatgataagtaccactgtgatgaaaaccatgggtctacattgcctgagAGTAATACTATTATGTGAGTAACACGGTGGGtttgtgggcgttaccataatgttggtgtacattgcctatgatcagtagcactatgtgagcaacgtcatgagtatacgtggcctaggATTAGTTTTACtaagtgaggaactccatgggaataccagcgcccgtgattagtcccactatgtgaggaataccttgggtctgcattgcttgtgagtagtaccttatgtgtgaaacaccatgggtttgtgttacctgtgagtggtgccattgtgtgtgacattacgtgtgattaataccactattagGAGAAACACATtggttttgctttaccagtgattagtaccattatgaggggcccgtGACCTGGAGTTTGGATCCCTTTAGATAAGCATCATCCCATTACTTACATCATTGTGAATAGGATACACTGAtttttgtttcacaatcattttttcatcgtcattcgttttagactagtcagtggatacattgaagttttaatttttattccgttcaccttgtaccattagagaccgatgacctagttgttaggcccctttaaataacaaacatcatcattctATTAATGAAATGATGGAGTTTCTATGAGTGATATGAAATaaagtgttgtactattgaagtcAGTACCAATCAGGATCTTCAGAAGATATGGGCTAAATCACTTTAGAATTTATGTAAACCTGCTGAAAACTGGAAAATTCCACATCATCTGGCTCCCTCAGAATTAATGGAATTACTTTATCAATGGTAGACAACTTCCGATACATAGGATCTCGCCTGCAGGAAGATGGCTGCATAAATGAAGACATACGAGCAAGGATAAACTCAGCAAGGATTATTAAATGGAGAGAGTTACGTGTGTACGTTATGGCAAACAAATATCGGCATGTTTGTAATCAGATACATTTGTCTCTGACTGTGGTCAAGAAGTGCGTTGCCATCACTACAGCAAGAATGAAACCCTTGCACGCGTTCTTGGCTTCTGCCATTGAGAGGAACTTCACAGGCTCAGGAGTACTATTGCTGAGTGTCTGAAGAAATGTTGTGGATTTGAAGGGTGTGAAGAAGTGAACTGTTTATCATCTGAAGGTTGTActaaatcatcatcattttccagctccagttttccCAGTGTGTTGTACAAacgctcgccacttcttcctgtcaaagtatagtttctgttcctctatgtcctcctacttggcattcctcttgccaACCTTCGATTTCACAGTGTGTATCCAACGATTCCTTGACCTCCCTACTTTCACTTCCCTGTCAAAATAATTCCTtactgttctcgttctgtccatcctcataactacagcccggattatatgtaattacatattctgttcccatatatatGTAGCtaaaagaaaagctaaaatgtctgtgaatcacactaaaaggaccattattccaggagtttaaagttacatatttttacatattttgatgcataataaatgttttgataaatattacatattttaaatatgtttaagaatattgcgcatttgaaagaaaacacaattctcTTCACTAATTttacttcgctgtgattgtgggtAACCTTCAGTAGTGGAAAAGGcactaaaagaagaagaagaattaaacacTTGAACATAGTTTAAAAAGCCTGTACAACTCTAACatccaaaaataatgtaataatttaaagtgaggtattctcTCTCAAAGAATCGCATTCCTTAGttatgttgacggtgcaagtcttgggtgtctcgagctgtgACTTTCAGTCTTCCCTTGTACAAATTTTGTCACATTGTTCTCTTATCAGGTTTAGTGACCTTTCTGTTGTGATCCTTTCaccagtcctcggtttaatgtcaCATGTCAGAAGcaccttttctctttctttctttcttctaataATTATACCTGTTTttcatgagatcaaatttcttcttaatagggaccttccttgcttgagcaagtctacaattaaatatttctttgccggcaaTTTGAAGTACgcaccagtgacttcatgtgaagttgaaaggtctttttctcTATATAataacatcctaacagacagaaggcatttggTGACCGCAGAATATTTGGAAAAATATTGAGTTATTAATTGCACCTTCAAATGGAAATTAGAGGTTGATTAATATCTGCACTTCCAACTTTcttcggttttgtttccttttgtgtgtacaagaatacatcaaataaaactattaagttacatatttattacatatttaactacatattttgtaaattttagctacatatttatgtacatacttCTCATTtgtatattacatataatccgggctctactcataacatgtccaaaccattgtagcctgagTCTTCCTAAAAGTACgataacaggtattttgatgccagcctccctttttgcttcatttctaattGTGTCAATATAATAGCTAGCTATAGAAAGCAGAACAACTGTTTAATATTCAGCTCTACAATAAGATTTGAAAGAGACAGCTCACAAGACAAGGAgtttgatgattttattaattaacataaataaatcaactggattaaagccactatatatatttatttaatcttggttttattattaaataaatatatatatagtggctttaatccagttcatttatttctttatgttaatacaataaGCTACGAAAAACTACgctcattaattttattaatttatttatccaAAATCGGCACTTGCCTCACAAATACGTTGAAATCCAGGACTACAAAGcaataaacaataaattaagatacagtagagtctcgattatccgacctaaacgggacctggagtacgtcggatcaccgaaatgTCGGATTATACAGAATATCTTTGAAAATGaagtaaaacaaacaggaaggctgtactgTATTACTATGTCTTACGGTACTCTGTTTAATgacttatcaattcaattgtacagtagatgcagtattgaacgaaaacattccaaatgtcttacgaaaagaaacttgtcaataaTGTCTacttgcctgctgattcacgttgTCTTGgtgcgagatcccgccatcgacgataatccttcactgtgagtcatcattttcttcttttgttctgcagtgcctcgttcttcttcatcacccacattttcgttagcattcacaaaacgAATAtgtcagggtcagttagttcaaacacctGATCTTGTGCACAGCACttacatcttgagtcgtagcatcctcacagccaggaatgcaattcagtaagggaacaatgttttccatgtcttcttgtaccacctcctgtCGATGTTCAACCTcgctcaacaatatgttccaaaactttctaatgttgttgtttcaacttctttccaagactgcgctatccaatATGCAACGTCTTTCATGTTGTTTCGTTTTAaattttctatcatgtcgttgccattgtccattttctctatctgggatgaaaggagtttccgccgatatttcctcttcaatatttccagcacaccttggtccattggcggtataatgacgtcacgttaggggGGGAAGAACATGAACAGgaaaattaacagaaatgtttttaaatgtcctTGGCTTCTTTGCTTTGCCGATCATAAGCACggttgcttttaagttcccagtaatattactatAGGCAAGAACAGTAAAACTCTTTCCTttctacgcttgtagccaggtggagacgtcttggcttgggctgcgagagttttgacGGCAGCaacttgaaatttagcccagtctcataacaattaaaaatctgatcaccggttaatctttcagcaagaattatttcttgaaatttccttttaaatttcacaacctcatcggatttagctgacagtttttctccatagatattaagctgcccaatgccgtaccgttttttttccaccgatcaagccacccagcactggcagtaaaattagggtcccttttaTTAAACCCGTTCTGGAAATACACCGACATAtattgcagaatggggccagatattgacaggccttttttccggttttgagtgaaccaaagaaatagtgcttcacttactttttcgtactcacatttttcattgtttttttaattttcagtgcatcacttgttgttctggtagagcaccacttttcaatgtccgattcgttggctgaatggtcagcgtgctggccttcggtccagagggtcccgggttcgattcccggccgggtcggggattttaaccttcattggttaattccaatggcccgcgggctgggtgtttgtgctgtccccaacatccctgtaactcacaccccacacataacaccatcctccaccacaataacacacagttacctacacatggcagatgccccccaccctcatcggagggtctgccttacaagggctgcactcggctagaaatagccatacgaaattattataccacttttcaatttcttccctcatatgtttccagtctcccactgtaacacgtacaacaccataatctgaaaccACTTTTTGAAAAGTTTCTCTTTTTTCCAGTCTCTTTaaccactctacttgtcttccacagaaacaattactttcttccgtttactcgccatactcctAGAGGATATGAAAACTGTAACATCCGTACCCAGctaatactacactgaacaatgactgaaaactcgctgcacctgtccttgaggaaAACCCGGTCCTTCCACATGACAGTCAGTGCTTGTtccacggtcgcaccctccacaccgggggTCCCAGAATTGCCTctacctaaagttcaaattaagcctaccagtgtcggataacatggaatgtcggataagcgaaggtcggatgagcgagactctactgtactataattaattataatagaaAGTGACACAACAATAAGAAATTTCATACATTGTTGTACAAATGGTGATTTAAAATATCTGTGGAATCTTACAAAAGTACCCTTGAGAATTTCTGTATACTGCTGGGCACACATACCAAGTcgtcgttcggctccatggctaattggttaccgtgctagcctttggtcacaagggtcccgggttcgattctcggcagggctggaaattttaatcataattagttaatttcgctggcatgggggctgggtgtatgtgtcgtcttcatcatcatttcatccttatcacgacgcgcaggtcgcttacaagCATCagatcaaaaaacctgcatctggcgagccaaacttgtccccgcacactcctgacactaaaagccatgcaccatttTTTTTTCCAAGTCGTTGAACCTGCCTTTTTTGTCCAAGGAAACAATGTCTCGTGCAAACCAAAGAGGAGACCTCTTACTTTCCATGCATTATACAAGgacggatcaaatataaacgagaattattttttaaaattcattgaatCAACCATacaaaatacacatatagagatcacttttcagCAGTGTCCTGCCTTCGATGCACATTTTCTCCATTGAATTGGTACGTTTATGATGCCGTCCTGATAGAGAGAAGAGGGACGTATGcagagccagttgcgcacaaacccttctacacttgcatcatcatcaaaccaCTCTCCTCCTTGGTCTTGTTTGAGtagtccaaacaaatggtagtcgcagggcaATAAATGTGGACTGTACAGAGGGTGTCccgtgaatttcctccagtttttcccacaTTAAAACGGCAGTATACGGGCTTGCATTTTCATGGAGAGGAATGACGTTTCGGATTGGTTGCCAAcgtcgcttgttgcgatacgcagcttttgcttcatccaaaaggtgacagtaataggctacattaattgtcctttgtttgtaaagaaaatccaccagcaaaactcCCGTGGAATCTCTGAAAACATTTTCAAGCACCTGTCCAGCAGATGAGCATATGtacatattagtagtagtagttaggaattacacttttccaacagactgtacatttttctatTCAAAACATTTATACAATTTCATGTCAACATGACAGtcctcagtgtattagctttacgCAGATATATAAAActttgtagatttatttcatatcttgtgggtattttgtactttatttagACAGttaaaagctgccaaatatggctgccaccacaggacctaacattgccagttctagggttaaaggaGTTAAAAAATTAACCAAGTGAGTTAGTCATGCCGTTAAGgtcgctatgagcttgcatttgggagatggtttcTCATGCTGGGGAtgttgcttaattaaggccacgaccgcttcttt is a window of Anabrus simplex isolate iqAnaSimp1 chromosome 13, ASM4041472v1, whole genome shotgun sequence DNA encoding:
- the mRpS10 gene encoding uncharacterized protein mRpS10 isoform X2, whose amino-acid sequence is MRTNMKTQKESTISTSSNRWAISSFISVPLISVSFQPPMRTSLLLYDQKPSTKQKVLCGIPGKEKQVENAEKWITSRKHCMNTKNKVAARNNVVRKLTGTTWGAQPDTVRTSALTIKDKECGQEQPIEKQQVASGHTRQQAVDNIKCLMLTVQC